The following coding sequences are from one Mycolicibacterium aichiense window:
- a CDS encoding DegV family protein: MAVVVVTDSSARLRSDDVRACGIRVVPLHILVDGRDLRDGVDAVPADLYQRGHVTTAGATPSELSAAYREALRASDGDGVVAVHISGELSSTLGAAEYAAREFDGAVRVVDSKSTAMGTGFVALAAARAALGGADLETVAAAAESAVSRVRAYIVVQRLDNLRRSGRIGTAASWLGTALALKPLLRIDEQGRLVLAQRVRTASKAQAAMIEQVLDVVGERHAALAVHHIDNPSAAGELAATLASALPGCGDVVVTDLGPVLGVHVGAGAVGIAVALDPTPPDRVTPA, translated from the coding sequence ATGGCAGTCGTCGTGGTCACCGATTCCTCGGCTCGGCTTCGCAGCGATGATGTCCGCGCCTGCGGTATCCGCGTTGTGCCACTGCACATCCTGGTCGACGGCCGCGACCTGCGCGACGGGGTCGACGCGGTTCCGGCCGATCTGTATCAACGGGGTCATGTGACCACCGCCGGGGCGACCCCGAGTGAACTGTCTGCTGCCTACCGGGAGGCGCTGCGCGCCAGCGACGGTGACGGAGTCGTGGCCGTGCACATCTCCGGTGAGCTCTCGAGCACGCTGGGGGCTGCCGAATACGCGGCCCGCGAGTTCGACGGTGCCGTGCGGGTGGTGGATTCGAAGTCGACGGCGATGGGGACCGGGTTCGTCGCACTGGCCGCAGCGCGTGCCGCGCTCGGCGGAGCTGATCTGGAAACCGTTGCCGCCGCCGCGGAATCGGCGGTGTCCCGGGTGCGGGCCTATATCGTGGTGCAGCGGCTGGACAACCTGCGCCGCAGCGGCCGGATCGGCACCGCCGCGTCCTGGCTGGGCACCGCGCTCGCGCTCAAGCCGCTGCTTCGCATCGACGAGCAGGGCCGGCTGGTGCTGGCCCAACGGGTGCGCACTGCATCCAAGGCGCAGGCCGCGATGATCGAGCAGGTTCTCGATGTGGTGGGTGAGCGGCACGCCGCGCTCGCGGTCCACCACATCGACAATCCTTCCGCCGCAGGAGAATTGGCCGCCACGCTGGCGTCGGCGCTGCCCGGGTGCGGCGATGTGGTCGTCACCGATTTGGGCCCGGTGCTCGGTGTGCACGTCGGAGCCGGCGCGGTGGGAATCGCCGTCGCACTCGATCCCACCCCGCCGGATCGCGTCACGCCTGCTTGA
- a CDS encoding ComEA family DNA-binding protein has protein sequence MRTDQPLAGLQRRLRGDPAGEPSDDDDGDDEISVPSWIPDGRADRGASWLAAIRADPGRSGGIALAVIAVVAVLITVFALMRDEPPPVVSAKLPPVEMVSSAAARPGPDPNQPVVVSVVGLVTKPGLVTLAPDARIADAVSAAGGALNGADTLGLNLARHLTDGEQIVVGIGTPAGQPTALGSSVSGAPPAASDRPAAPGKGAPSDPVNLNTATVEQLDALPGVGPVTAAAIVAWRDTNGKYTSVDQLGEVDGIGPARLEKLRPLVRV, from the coding sequence ATGCGAACCGATCAGCCGTTGGCCGGCCTGCAACGCCGGCTCCGAGGTGACCCGGCGGGTGAACCGAGCGACGATGACGACGGGGACGACGAGATCTCGGTGCCCAGCTGGATCCCGGACGGGCGCGCCGACCGCGGCGCGAGCTGGCTCGCCGCGATCCGGGCCGATCCCGGCCGTTCGGGCGGCATCGCCCTGGCGGTGATCGCCGTTGTCGCGGTGCTCATCACGGTGTTCGCCCTGATGCGCGACGAGCCACCACCGGTGGTGTCGGCCAAGCTGCCGCCGGTGGAGATGGTGTCCTCGGCCGCCGCGCGGCCCGGGCCGGATCCCAACCAGCCTGTTGTGGTCAGCGTGGTCGGGCTCGTCACCAAGCCCGGCCTGGTGACCCTGGCCCCGGACGCCCGCATCGCCGACGCGGTGTCGGCTGCGGGCGGCGCACTGAACGGGGCCGACACGCTCGGGCTCAACCTGGCGCGCCATCTCACCGACGGAGAACAGATCGTCGTCGGTATCGGCACCCCGGCCGGCCAGCCGACCGCTCTGGGCAGCTCGGTCAGCGGCGCACCGCCCGCCGCGTCCGACCGGCCGGCGGCGCCGGGAAAGGGTGCACCTTCCGACCCGGTCAACCTCAACACCGCCACCGTCGAGCAACTCGATGCGCTGCCGGGGGTGGGGCCGGTGACGGCCGCCGCGATCGTGGCCTGGCGGGACACCAACGGCAAATACACCAGCGTCGACCAGCTCGGTGAGGTCGACGGCATCGGTCCGGCGCGGCTGGAGAAACTACGGCCGCTGGTCCGGGTGTGA
- a CDS encoding vWA domain-containing protein — MAVRRVRPAQPLAPHGLPGHLVGFVEALRAQGISVGPSETVDAGRVLTVLGLGEREALREGLACAVLRRADHRQTYDALFDLWWPAALGGRTVLVDEDADDEPQQGLPPEDIEAMREMLLDLLADNPDIGDMDERLVAMIAQIVEAYGRYTSSRGPSYSSYQALKAMGLDELEGRLLAGLLAPHDDDPTPTQEQIAKALAAQKIAQLRRMVESETKRRTAEQLGRDHVQMYGIPQLSENVEFLRASGDQLREMRKVVGPLARMLATRLAARRRRSRSGSIDLRKTLRKSMSTGGVPIDVVLRKPRPARPELVVLCDVSGSVAGFSHFTLLLVNALRQQFSRVRVFAFIDTTDEVTHLFGPDADLAVAIQRITREAGVYTRDGHSDYGNAFVSFTENFHNVLSPRSSLLVLGDGRTNYRNPAVDILAHMVTSSRHAHWLNPEPRHLWGSGDSAVPRYEDVITMHECRSAKQLAAVIDQLLPV; from the coding sequence ATGGCCGTCCGCAGGGTGCGTCCCGCACAGCCGCTGGCCCCACACGGCTTGCCCGGCCATCTGGTCGGCTTTGTCGAAGCGCTACGCGCCCAAGGCATCTCGGTCGGACCCTCGGAGACCGTCGACGCGGGCCGGGTGCTGACGGTGCTGGGCCTGGGGGAGCGTGAAGCGCTGCGGGAGGGACTGGCCTGCGCGGTGCTGCGGCGCGCCGACCACCGGCAGACCTACGACGCGTTGTTCGACCTGTGGTGGCCTGCCGCGCTGGGCGGGCGCACCGTGCTGGTCGACGAGGACGCCGACGACGAGCCCCAGCAAGGTCTGCCGCCCGAGGACATCGAGGCCATGCGGGAAATGCTGCTGGACCTGCTGGCCGACAATCCCGACATCGGCGACATGGACGAGCGGCTGGTCGCGATGATCGCCCAGATCGTCGAGGCCTACGGCCGTTACACCTCGAGTCGCGGCCCGTCGTACTCGTCGTATCAGGCGCTCAAGGCGATGGGACTCGACGAGCTGGAAGGCCGGCTGCTGGCCGGCTTGCTCGCACCGCACGACGACGACCCCACCCCCACGCAGGAGCAGATCGCCAAAGCCCTTGCCGCGCAGAAGATCGCGCAACTTCGCCGGATGGTGGAAAGCGAGACCAAGCGACGCACCGCCGAACAGCTGGGCCGTGACCATGTCCAGATGTACGGCATCCCGCAGCTGTCCGAGAACGTCGAGTTCCTGCGGGCATCCGGCGATCAGCTGCGCGAGATGCGTAAGGTCGTCGGCCCGCTGGCGCGGATGCTGGCCACCCGCTTGGCGGCCCGCCGCCGCCGGTCCCGTTCCGGTTCCATCGACCTGCGCAAGACGCTGCGCAAGTCGATGTCCACCGGGGGTGTGCCGATCGACGTGGTGCTGCGCAAGCCGCGCCCGGCCCGACCGGAACTCGTTGTGCTCTGCGATGTCTCGGGTTCAGTGGCGGGTTTCAGTCACTTCACGCTGCTGCTCGTCAACGCCCTGCGCCAGCAGTTCTCCCGGGTTCGGGTGTTCGCCTTCATCGACACCACCGACGAGGTGACGCACCTGTTCGGTCCGGACGCCGACCTCGCGGTCGCGATCCAGCGCATCACCCGGGAGGCGGGGGTGTACACCCGCGACGGGCACTCCGACTACGGCAACGCGTTCGTCTCGTTCACCGAGAACTTCCACAACGTGTTGTCGCCGCGCAGTTCGCTGTTGGTGCTCGGCGACGGTCGCACCAACTACCGCAATCCGGCCGTGGACATTCTCGCTCACATGGTCACCTCGAGCCGGCACGCGCACTGGCTGAACCCCGAGCCGCGGCACCTCTGGGGCAGCGGCGATTCCGCGGTCCCGCGCTATGAAGATGTCATCACCATGCACGAATGCCGGTCGGCCAAGCAGCTTGCCGCGGTGATCGACCAGCTGCTGCCGGTCTAG
- the nadD gene encoding nicotinate-nucleotide adenylyltransferase yields the protein MVSSARRRLGVMGGTFDPIHNGHLVAASEVADLFELDEVVFVPTGQPWQKSREVTPAEDRYLMTVIATAANPRFSVSRVDIDRGGATYTSDTLRDLRALNPDADLYFITGADALASILSWQNWEELFALAKFVGVSRPGYELNGQHIVAAFDQLPEEALSLVSVPALAISSTDCRLRAAKNRPIWYLVPDGVVQYVSKRRLYRDLGQVGRLSVTTIEETTT from the coding sequence GTGGTTTCCTCGGCTCGGCGCAGGCTCGGCGTGATGGGTGGGACGTTCGATCCCATCCACAACGGCCACCTGGTCGCGGCCAGTGAGGTCGCCGACCTTTTCGAACTCGATGAGGTGGTGTTCGTCCCCACCGGCCAGCCGTGGCAGAAGTCGCGGGAGGTGACGCCGGCCGAGGATCGCTACCTGATGACAGTCATCGCGACCGCCGCCAACCCGCGGTTCTCGGTGAGCCGGGTCGACATCGACCGCGGCGGAGCCACCTACACCAGCGATACCCTGCGCGATCTGCGCGCGCTGAATCCCGACGCGGACCTGTACTTCATCACCGGGGCCGACGCGCTGGCCTCGATCCTGTCCTGGCAGAACTGGGAAGAGCTGTTCGCGTTGGCGAAGTTCGTCGGGGTCAGCCGGCCCGGTTACGAGCTCAACGGCCAACACATCGTCGCCGCGTTCGACCAATTGCCCGAGGAGGCGCTGAGCCTGGTCTCGGTGCCCGCCCTGGCCATCTCGTCCACCGACTGCCGCCTGCGCGCCGCCAAGAACCGGCCCATCTGGTACCTGGTGCCCGATGGCGTCGTGCAGTACGTGTCCAAACGCCGCCTCTACCGCGACCTGGGCCAGGTGGGCCGTCTATCCGTCACCACAATCGAGGAGACCACCACGTGA
- a CDS encoding YceI family protein, with the protein MTAAVQATDLTGTWAIDPVHSSISFSVRHLVVSKVRGTFGAFSGTVTVAADGTPSVTAEIDVASVYTGNEQRDAHLRAPDFFDVEHYPTATFASTSVVPDGDAYRLDGDFTLKGVTRRISLPVQFNGMNPGMGHGAVAGFEASVVLNRKDFGIDIDMPLETGGAVVGDKVTITLEIEALKQA; encoded by the coding sequence ATGACCGCAGCGGTTCAGGCCACCGACCTCACCGGAACCTGGGCGATCGACCCCGTCCATTCGTCGATCAGCTTCTCAGTACGCCACCTCGTCGTCAGTAAGGTCCGCGGGACCTTCGGCGCGTTCAGCGGCACCGTCACCGTGGCGGCCGACGGCACGCCGTCGGTGACCGCCGAGATCGACGTCGCCTCGGTCTACACCGGCAACGAACAGCGCGACGCGCACCTGCGGGCGCCGGATTTCTTCGATGTCGAGCACTACCCCACCGCCACATTCGCCTCGACGTCGGTGGTCCCTGACGGGGATGCCTACCGGCTCGATGGCGACTTCACCCTCAAGGGCGTGACTCGCCGGATCAGCCTGCCCGTGCAGTTCAACGGGATGAATCCCGGCATGGGGCACGGCGCGGTCGCGGGGTTCGAGGCATCAGTGGTGCTGAACCGCAAGGACTTCGGCATCGACATCGACATGCCGTTGGAGACCGGCGGCGCGGTTGTCGGCGACAAGGTGACCATCACCCTGGAGATTGAGGCCCTCAAGCAGGCGTGA
- a CDS encoding glutamate-5-semialdehyde dehydrogenase, whose product MSVEAESAPAGGSAATRGSAGAGLRDQVHDAARRARVASRTLGTLTTTVKNRALHAAADAVLAHADAILAANAADLDAARAAGTAEAMLDRLALNPQRIDGIAAGLRQVAGLPDPIGEVLRGRTLPNGLQLRQQRVPLGVVGIVYEGRPNVTVDAFGLTLKSGNAVLLRGSSSAANSNAALVAALRGALAAEGVPEDAVQLLPSADRSSVTHLIQARGLVDVVIPRGGAGLIDAVVRDATVPTIETGVGNCHVYVHSAADIDVAERIILNAKTRRPSVCNAAETLLVDEALADTALPRLVDALSRAGVTVHDNPTEDDLRAEFLSMDIAVATVAGLDAAIEHINTYGTGHTEAIVTTNLEAAQRFTERVDAAAVMVNASTAFTDGEQFGFGAEIGISTQKLHARGPMGLPELTSTKWIVWGDGHTRPA is encoded by the coding sequence ATGAGTGTCGAAGCGGAGTCCGCTCCGGCGGGCGGGAGCGCAGCGACCCGGGGTTCAGCTGGCGCGGGGTTGCGCGACCAGGTTCACGACGCCGCCCGTCGGGCCCGGGTCGCCTCACGCACCCTCGGCACGTTGACCACCACGGTCAAAAACCGCGCCCTGCACGCCGCCGCGGACGCCGTGCTGGCCCACGCGGATGCGATCCTGGCCGCCAACGCCGCCGACCTCGACGCCGCGCGAGCTGCGGGCACCGCGGAGGCGATGCTGGACCGGCTGGCGCTCAACCCGCAGCGCATCGACGGCATCGCCGCCGGTCTGCGTCAGGTCGCCGGACTGCCGGATCCGATCGGTGAAGTGTTGCGCGGGCGCACCCTGCCCAACGGGTTGCAACTGCGCCAGCAGCGGGTGCCGCTCGGCGTCGTCGGAATCGTCTATGAAGGCCGGCCCAATGTGACCGTCGATGCCTTCGGACTCACCCTCAAGTCCGGTAACGCCGTGCTGCTGCGCGGCAGTTCGTCGGCCGCCAACTCCAATGCCGCGCTGGTGGCCGCGCTGCGCGGCGCCCTGGCCGCCGAAGGCGTGCCCGAAGACGCGGTCCAGCTGCTGCCCAGCGCCGACCGCTCCAGCGTCACCCACCTCATCCAGGCCCGCGGCCTGGTCGACGTCGTGATCCCGCGCGGGGGAGCCGGTCTCATCGACGCCGTCGTGCGCGATGCCACGGTGCCGACCATCGAAACCGGCGTCGGAAATTGCCACGTCTACGTCCACTCCGCCGCCGACATCGACGTCGCGGAGCGAATCATCCTCAACGCCAAGACCCGTCGGCCCAGCGTCTGCAATGCGGCCGAGACCCTGCTGGTCGACGAGGCGCTGGCCGACACCGCGCTACCTCGCCTGGTCGACGCCCTGAGCCGGGCCGGCGTCACCGTCCACGACAACCCGACCGAGGACGATCTGCGGGCGGAGTTCCTGTCGATGGACATCGCGGTGGCCACCGTGGCCGGCCTCGACGCCGCCATCGAGCACATCAACACCTACGGAACCGGGCACACCGAGGCCATCGTCACCACCAATCTCGAAGCGGCGCAACGCTTTACCGAACGTGTAGATGCCGCCGCGGTGATGGTCAACGCGTCCACGGCATTCACCGACGGCGAGCAGTTCGGCTTCGGAGCCGAGATCGGCATCTCCACCCAGAAGCTGCACGCCCGCGGACCGATGGGTCTGCCCGAATTGACGTCAACCAAGTGGATCGTCTGGGGAGACGGCCACACCCGACCTGCCTGA
- the rsfS gene encoding ribosome silencing factor, with translation MTASDEAVQMATVAARAAAAKLAQDVVVIDVSGQLVITDCFVIASASNERQVNAIVDEVEEKMRLAGHKPARREGTREGRWVLLDYVDIVVHIQHQEERNFYALDRLWRDCPFLSVNLDDVEVEDTP, from the coding sequence GTGACCGCGTCCGACGAAGCCGTCCAGATGGCAACCGTGGCCGCACGGGCCGCCGCCGCCAAGCTCGCGCAGGACGTGGTCGTGATCGACGTGTCCGGCCAGCTGGTGATCACCGATTGCTTCGTGATCGCCTCGGCGTCCAACGAGCGACAGGTCAACGCGATCGTCGACGAGGTCGAGGAGAAGATGCGGCTGGCCGGACACAAGCCGGCTCGCCGGGAAGGTACCCGCGAAGGCCGCTGGGTGCTTCTGGATTACGTCGACATCGTGGTGCACATCCAGCACCAGGAGGAGCGCAACTTCTACGCCCTGGACCGGCTGTGGCGGGACTGCCCCTTCCTGAGCGTGAATCTGGATGACGTTGAGGTAGAGGACACTCCATGA
- the octT gene encoding diglucosylglycerate octanoyltransferase, translated as MSSDGNGTRTLLVFCDSLSYYGPQGGLPSDDPRIWPNIVARQLGWDVELIGRIGWTSRDVWWAATQDPRAWAALPRAGAVIFATSGMDSLPSPLPTALRELIRYVRPSWLRRWVRDGYGLIQPRLSPIARPALPPHLTVEYLEMTRGAIDFNRPGIPMVASVPSVHIAPTYGMSHRGRPGTVVAINEWAAQHDIPVVDLKAAVAEEVLAGRGNPDGIHWNFEAHSGVADLMLKALAEAGVPLDNSRR; from the coding sequence ATGTCCTCTGACGGCAACGGCACCCGTACATTGCTCGTCTTCTGCGACTCCCTGTCCTACTACGGGCCGCAAGGCGGCCTACCCTCCGACGATCCGCGGATCTGGCCCAATATCGTTGCCCGTCAGCTGGGTTGGGATGTGGAACTGATCGGTCGCATCGGGTGGACAAGCCGCGACGTCTGGTGGGCGGCGACCCAGGATCCGCGTGCATGGGCCGCGCTGCCCCGGGCCGGTGCGGTGATCTTCGCGACCAGCGGCATGGATTCGCTGCCCTCGCCGCTACCCACCGCCTTGCGTGAATTGATCCGCTACGTCCGGCCATCCTGGCTGCGCCGCTGGGTGCGCGACGGTTACGGCTTGATTCAGCCGAGACTATCGCCGATAGCGCGCCCGGCGCTGCCGCCTCACCTGACAGTCGAGTATCTCGAAATGACCCGCGGTGCAATCGACTTCAACCGGCCCGGCATCCCGATGGTCGCATCGGTACCGTCGGTGCACATCGCGCCCACCTATGGCATGTCCCATCGCGGCAGGCCCGGCACCGTCGTCGCGATCAATGAGTGGGCGGCGCAGCACGATATTCCGGTGGTCGATCTGAAAGCCGCGGTGGCCGAAGAGGTTCTGGCCGGCCGCGGCAACCCGGACGGTATCCACTGGAACTTCGAAGCGCATTCCGGCGTCGCCGACCTGATGCTCAAGGCCCTCGCTGAAGCAGGGGTCCCACTCGACAACTCGCGCCGCTGA
- the gpgP gene encoding glucosyl-3-phosphoglycerate phosphatase: MRVRRLVMLRHGQTEYNAGSRMQGQLDSELTDLGRAQAVAAAEVLAKRQPVRIVSSDLHRAYDTAVALGERTGLRVEVDTRLRETHLGDWQGLTHHEVDAVSPGARLAWRDDATWAPHGGESRVDVANRSIPLVAELVAAEREWGVDEPDRPLVLVAHGGLIAALCAGLLGLPVESWPVLGGMGNASWAQLSGHGADDAAFEDIRWRLDVWNASAQVANDVL, translated from the coding sequence ATGAGGGTGCGCAGGCTGGTGATGCTGCGCCACGGACAGACGGAGTACAACGCCGGAAGTCGCATGCAGGGTCAGCTCGACAGCGAGCTCACCGACCTGGGCCGGGCCCAAGCTGTCGCGGCCGCCGAGGTGCTGGCCAAGCGTCAGCCGGTGCGCATCGTTTCCTCGGATCTGCACCGCGCCTACGACACCGCGGTGGCGCTGGGGGAGCGCACCGGGCTGCGGGTGGAGGTCGACACCCGGCTTCGCGAAACCCACCTCGGTGACTGGCAGGGTTTGACCCACCATGAGGTCGACGCGGTGTCACCAGGCGCCCGGCTGGCGTGGCGCGACGACGCGACCTGGGCTCCGCACGGCGGTGAGAGTCGCGTCGATGTCGCCAACCGCAGCATCCCGTTGGTCGCTGAATTGGTTGCCGCAGAACGCGAATGGGGCGTCGACGAGCCCGACCGGCCGCTGGTGCTGGTGGCCCACGGCGGGCTGATCGCCGCGCTGTGCGCCGGGCTGCTCGGGCTCCCGGTCGAGAGCTGGCCGGTGCTGGGTGGCATGGGCAACGCGAGCTGGGCGCAGCTGTCCGGACACGGTGCCGACGACGCCGCCTTCGAGGACATCCGTTGGCGTCTCGACGTCTGGAATGCTTCGGCGCAGGTGGCCAACGATGTCCTCTGA
- a CDS encoding AAA family ATPase, with protein sequence MTETPARPAPLFADIDDVAKRLAETGYLPDTATATAVFLADRLGKPLLVEGPAGVGKTELARAVAQTTGSGLVRLQCYEGVDEARALYEWNHAKQILRMQSGSNDWDQAKSDIFSEEFLLSRPLLTAIRRTEPTVLLIDETDKADIEIEGLLLEVLSDFAVTVPELGTITASRTPFVVLTSNATRELSEALKRRCLFLHIDFPDPDLERRILLSRVPELPESLAAELVRIIGVLRGMQLKKVPSVAETIDWGRTILALGMDTIDDATIAATLGVVLKHQSDQQRATGELRLN encoded by the coding sequence GTGACTGAAACCCCGGCCCGCCCGGCTCCGCTGTTCGCCGACATCGACGATGTCGCCAAGCGGCTGGCCGAGACCGGCTACCTGCCCGACACCGCCACCGCCACCGCGGTGTTCCTCGCCGACCGGCTGGGCAAGCCCCTGCTGGTCGAAGGGCCTGCCGGCGTCGGCAAGACCGAGCTCGCCCGCGCGGTCGCCCAGACCACCGGGTCGGGCCTGGTGCGCCTGCAGTGCTACGAGGGTGTCGACGAGGCGCGCGCGCTCTACGAGTGGAACCACGCCAAGCAGATCCTGCGGATGCAGTCCGGGTCGAACGACTGGGACCAGGCCAAGTCCGACATCTTCAGCGAGGAATTCCTGCTGTCCCGCCCGCTGCTCACCGCGATCCGGCGCACCGAGCCCACCGTGCTGCTGATCGACGAAACCGACAAGGCCGACATCGAGATCGAGGGCCTGCTGCTCGAGGTGCTCAGCGACTTCGCGGTCACCGTCCCCGAACTCGGCACCATCACCGCCTCGCGCACTCCGTTCGTGGTCCTGACCTCAAACGCCACCCGGGAGCTGTCCGAGGCACTCAAGCGTCGCTGCCTGTTCCTGCACATCGACTTCCCCGACCCCGATCTCGAGCGGCGGATCCTGTTGTCGCGGGTGCCCGAACTGCCCGAATCACTGGCCGCCGAACTGGTCCGCATCATCGGGGTGCTGCGCGGCATGCAGCTCAAGAAGGTGCCGTCGGTCGCCGAGACCATCGACTGGGGCCGCACCATCCTGGCCCTCGGAATGGACACCATCGACGACGCCACCATCGCCGCGACGCTCGGGGTGGTGCTCAAACACCAGTCCGATCAGCAGCGCGCCACCGGCGAACTCCGGCTGAACTAG
- a CDS encoding PE-PPE domain-containing protein has product MKKLGSRRISVPVTSVVAVAAAVAVGLTPTVSSAPVLTAATVDYLRGTNIGWTPTDQQYRDFISRVLDGTDTPAATPTSAGNIAYNAGFWPVSNNYIFDKTWNQSVAQGVKNVEARDPQGDVIFGLSQGAVVLSRYKAAHPEGTGNTFVLVENPSRPNGGILERFAGLYIPVLDISVSGATPDNGDTTVDVARQYDGWADFPTYPLNLLATINAIMGMIYVHGQTQTELTAADIEAAKAGGSAYYQQHGDTTYYLIRTPLVPLLMPLKGIVPDPILGAIDPVLRKFIEMGYNRADYSAPTRAQLLPGISLPAFPSLPAAASTAPKAVPATAAAEPAASTPEVSTPEQPAVSTVTAKTTPKAGTPAKKSAGAKKSAASSDSSGSDAPKKKPTGGSARSSAKKAS; this is encoded by the coding sequence ATGAAGAAGCTCGGTAGCCGACGGATATCTGTGCCTGTGACCAGTGTGGTGGCTGTGGCCGCGGCCGTCGCAGTGGGCCTGACGCCGACGGTGTCGTCGGCACCGGTGCTGACCGCCGCCACGGTGGATTATCTGCGCGGCACGAATATCGGCTGGACCCCCACCGACCAGCAGTACCGCGATTTCATCTCCCGCGTGCTCGACGGCACCGATACCCCGGCCGCCACCCCCACCTCGGCGGGCAACATCGCCTACAACGCCGGTTTCTGGCCGGTGTCGAACAACTACATCTTCGACAAGACCTGGAACCAGTCCGTTGCGCAGGGCGTGAAGAACGTCGAGGCGCGCGACCCCCAGGGCGACGTCATCTTCGGACTGTCGCAGGGCGCGGTGGTGCTGTCCCGCTACAAAGCCGCCCACCCCGAGGGCACCGGGAACACCTTCGTCCTCGTCGAGAACCCGAGTCGGCCCAACGGCGGAATTCTGGAAAGGTTTGCCGGACTGTACATTCCGGTCCTGGACATCAGCGTGAGCGGGGCGACTCCGGACAACGGCGACACGACGGTCGACGTCGCCCGCCAGTACGACGGCTGGGCCGACTTCCCCACCTACCCCTTGAATCTCCTGGCAACGATCAACGCGATCATGGGCATGATCTACGTCCACGGTCAGACCCAGACCGAGCTCACCGCCGCCGACATCGAGGCCGCGAAGGCCGGCGGCAGCGCGTACTACCAACAGCACGGCGACACCACGTACTACCTGATTCGGACCCCGCTGGTGCCGCTGCTGATGCCGCTCAAGGGAATCGTTCCCGATCCGATTCTGGGTGCCATCGATCCGGTCCTGCGCAAGTTCATCGAAATGGGTTACAACCGAGCCGATTACAGCGCGCCGACGAGGGCCCAGCTGCTACCGGGGATCAGCCTGCCTGCCTTCCCCAGCCTGCCCGCAGCGGCCAGCACGGCCCCGAAGGCCGTTCCGGCGACTGCGGCCGCCGAACCCGCGGCGTCCACGCCGGAGGTCAGTACGCCTGAGCAGCCGGCGGTCAGCACGGTGACGGCCAAGACGACGCCGAAGGCCGGCACTCCGGCCAAGAAGTCGGCCGGCGCCAAGAAGAGTGCCGCGTCGAGCGACTCCTCGGGCAGCGACGCGCCGAAGAAGAAGCCCACCGGCGGCAGCGCACGGTCGTCGGCGAAGAAGGCGAGCTAG
- a CDS encoding dihydrodipicolinate reductase codes for MTAITDRPIRVIQWTTGNIGRRSLHAIISRPDLELVGVYAHGADKLGVDAAELSGWPEPTGVTATNDIDALLAAKPDACCYNPLWPSVDELVRLLEAGVNVCSSAAWITGGKQSPEDLARIRKACEQGNSTIFGSGAHPGMTNMVGMVLSGACERVDEIRITESVDCSTYESAGTQSAMGFGCDPATEGLAESVRVESEVFAESAAMMADAIGAKLDRMTFDVTFTTATGDSDLGFMTIPEGTVGGVYGYHRGWVGDRNVVSVGFNWIMGSHVVPPKPLEHGHVIQVYGVPNMRTVLHCLPPKNWPEPGFMGLGMIYTALPVTNAVPAVVAAKPGIATLADLPPVTGRFAAS; via the coding sequence ATGACCGCCATCACCGACCGCCCCATTCGGGTGATCCAGTGGACCACCGGCAACATCGGCCGCCGGTCGCTGCACGCGATCATCAGCCGGCCGGACCTGGAACTGGTCGGGGTGTACGCGCACGGCGCCGACAAGCTCGGCGTCGACGCCGCGGAGCTGTCCGGCTGGCCCGAACCCACCGGCGTCACCGCCACCAACGACATCGATGCGCTGCTGGCGGCGAAGCCGGACGCCTGCTGCTACAACCCGTTGTGGCCCAGCGTGGACGAGTTGGTGAGGCTGTTGGAGGCCGGCGTCAACGTGTGTTCGTCGGCGGCGTGGATCACCGGCGGCAAGCAGTCACCCGAGGATCTGGCCCGGATCCGAAAGGCATGCGAGCAAGGCAATTCCACGATCTTCGGTAGCGGTGCGCATCCCGGGATGACGAACATGGTCGGCATGGTGCTCTCCGGCGCCTGCGAGCGCGTCGACGAGATCCGCATCACCGAGTCGGTGGACTGTTCGACGTATGAGTCGGCGGGCACCCAGTCCGCGATGGGCTTCGGCTGCGATCCCGCCACCGAGGGGCTGGCCGAGAGTGTGCGGGTGGAGAGCGAGGTGTTCGCCGAGTCCGCGGCGATGATGGCCGACGCGATCGGCGCGAAGCTGGACCGGATGACTTTCGACGTCACGTTCACCACCGCCACCGGCGACAGCGACCTCGGCTTCATGACGATCCCGGAGGGCACCGTCGGCGGCGTGTACGGCTACCACCGCGGCTGGGTGGGCGACCGCAATGTCGTCAGCGTCGGGTTCAACTGGATCATGGGCAGTCACGTGGTGCCGCCCAAGCCGCTGGAGCACGGTCACGTCATCCAGGTCTACGGCGTGCCCAACATGCGCACGGTGCTGCACTGCCTGCCGCCGAAGAACTGGCCGGAGCCGGGCTTCATGGGGCTGGGCATGATCTACACCGCGCTGCCGGTCACCAACGCGGTGCCCGCTGTCGTCGCCGCCAAGCCCGGCATCGCGACGCTGGCCGATCTGCCACCGGTGACGGGCCGGTTCGCCGCCAGCTGA